From Hippea alviniae EP5-r, the proteins below share one genomic window:
- a CDS encoding iron-containing alcohol dehydrogenase has product MKGFSFYAPLRIIFEKGGIEKLAQLTSRNGRRVLLVVGRNHLKKTGQLDKILDIFKRSSKIEEVVLFDRTPQNPDIEAIEDATEEIRKNRLDVVVSVGGGSAMDLAKVASLCAKNNRTVWDLYNDDSLSVLDAFNLVCVPTTSGSGSEVTRYAVFNDNRKKVKIALSSFSIYPKVSLIDPTLTYTMPESVIANTGFDALSHAIEAYTSKSASPITDLYCREAISLIGVNLVGAFKEKREKYMDNMSLAAMFAGMALNVGRASLPHALEHNLSAYNPDLPHGLGLAMVMIPFLKRAVYCNKEKFSDIAYLLGRDISNESLTKAAEMCIDAVGELIDKLNLKKSLKDFGFDRKTIERMVEDNFWTMSHGIQNSPCEFTKQDILNIYLEALEGR; this is encoded by the coding sequence ATGAAGGGTTTTAGTTTTTATGCACCTTTAAGGATTATATTTGAGAAGGGTGGAATAGAGAAGCTTGCCCAGTTAACTTCAAGAAATGGAAGAAGGGTTCTGCTTGTCGTTGGCAGGAATCACCTTAAAAAAACAGGGCAACTCGATAAGATTTTGGATATTTTTAAAAGAAGCAGCAAGATAGAAGAAGTCGTCCTGTTTGACAGAACGCCACAAAATCCAGATATAGAAGCAATCGAAGATGCAACAGAAGAGATTAGAAAAAACAGGTTGGATGTTGTCGTTTCTGTAGGCGGCGGCAGTGCAATGGATTTGGCTAAGGTTGCATCTCTGTGTGCTAAGAACAACAGAACTGTTTGGGATTTATACAACGATGACTCTCTAAGTGTACTTGATGCTTTTAACCTTGTGTGTGTTCCAACAACTTCTGGCTCTGGCAGTGAAGTGACAAGATATGCAGTGTTTAACGACAACAGGAAAAAGGTTAAAATAGCACTCTCTTCTTTTTCCATATATCCAAAGGTTTCTTTAATAGACCCAACACTTACCTATACAATGCCAGAAAGTGTGATAGCAAATACAGGTTTTGACGCTTTGAGTCATGCGATTGAAGCATACACATCAAAATCAGCATCGCCAATAACCGACCTTTACTGCAGAGAAGCTATATCGCTTATAGGTGTAAATCTTGTCGGTGCTTTTAAAGAAAAAAGAGAGAAGTATATGGATAATATGAGTCTTGCAGCAATGTTTGCAGGAATGGCGTTAAATGTTGGCAGAGCTTCCCTTCCACATGCACTTGAACACAACCTAAGCGCATACAACCCAGACTTACCGCATGGACTTGGCCTTGCAATGGTTATGATTCCCTTCTTAAAAAGAGCCGTTTATTGCAATAAAGAGAAGTTTTCAGATATTGCCTATCTGTTGGGAAGGGATATATCTAACGAGAGTCTTACAAAGGCTGCAGAGATGTGTATAGATGCCGTTGGTGAGTTGATTGACAAGCTAAACCTTAAAAAGAGTTTAAAGGATTTTGGGTTTGATAGAAAAACCATAGAGAGGATGGTTGAAGACAACTTCTGGACAATGTCTCACGGCATACAGAACAGCCCGTGTGAGTTTACAAAACAGGACATCCTTAATATCTATTTAGAAGCATTGGAGGGAAGATGA
- the glp gene encoding gephyrin-like molybdotransferase Glp — protein MIMPFDALDIILESIKPLGKEKISIFEAESRVAAEKLYSKLNLPAKDNAAMDGYAVRFEDIKDIPAHLKVVGTIKAGDNIEGLKVNKGECFRIMTGAFIPEGADTVVEFEATEENGSMVKILKQKKKYANVRFKGEDIKKGDEINFVGEPLNAYRLARIVSTGNVFVDVYKKPSICVISTGNELAYLDDFNEDSTIDSNSHFIRSILKELGLNISYLGIVKDDENQLKETLSHAKEYNIIITTAGISFGDYDVVTNVEKEVGIEWAFKYVKQKPGKPFAFGRLKDSFIFSFPGNPVSTAFCSFFYLIPALKKMLGYKKYRHTPIKAILTEPIKKSNNRVHFNRVRVEFKDGRFLATPFKTQGSNIIESIATCNGFGMIESDVVGVVEAGREILVYLYDFESVFEE, from the coding sequence ATGATAATGCCGTTTGATGCGCTTGATATTATTTTGGAAAGCATAAAACCCTTAGGAAAAGAGAAAATCTCTATCTTTGAAGCAGAAAGCAGGGTTGCAGCAGAAAAGCTCTACTCAAAATTAAATCTTCCAGCCAAAGACAACGCTGCGATGGATGGATATGCTGTTAGATTCGAAGATATAAAGGATATTCCCGCTCATCTTAAGGTTGTTGGAACAATTAAGGCAGGTGATAATATTGAGGGGCTAAAGGTAAACAAAGGTGAGTGCTTTAGAATTATGACGGGTGCGTTTATTCCTGAAGGAGCTGATACCGTTGTTGAGTTTGAAGCAACGGAAGAAAACGGAAGTATGGTGAAGATATTGAAGCAAAAGAAAAAATACGCAAATGTTAGATTTAAAGGAGAAGATATAAAGAAAGGCGATGAGATAAATTTTGTTGGCGAGCCTTTGAATGCATATAGGTTGGCTCGTATCGTATCGACGGGAAATGTGTTTGTTGATGTTTACAAAAAGCCATCTATATGCGTTATATCGACGGGAAACGAGCTTGCTTACCTTGATGATTTTAACGAAGATTCGACAATAGACTCAAATAGCCACTTCATCAGGTCTATTTTAAAAGAGCTCGGCTTAAATATCTCTTATCTTGGGATAGTAAAAGATGATGAAAATCAGCTGAAAGAGACACTGAGTCATGCAAAGGAGTATAACATTATTATCACGACTGCAGGTATATCCTTTGGCGATTATGATGTAGTTACAAATGTTGAGAAGGAAGTTGGTATAGAGTGGGCATTCAAGTATGTAAAACAGAAACCGGGTAAGCCATTTGCATTCGGCAGGCTAAAGGATAGTTTTATCTTTTCATTTCCCGGTAATCCTGTTTCAACGGCGTTCTGTTCATTCTTTTACCTAATACCTGCATTAAAAAAGATGCTCGGATACAAAAAATACAGACACACACCAATAAAAGCAATTTTAACAGAGCCAATAAAGAAGAGCAACAACAGGGTTCACTTCAACAGGGTTAGGGTTGAGTTTAAAGATGGTAGATTCCTTGCAACACCATTCAAGACGCAGGGTTCAAACATAATAGAGTCAATAGCAACATGCAACGGATTTGGCATGATTGAGTCGGATGTCGTTGGAGTAGTTGAAGCAGGAAGGGAGATTTTAGTCTATCTTTACGATTTTGAGTCTGTATTTGAAGAATAA
- a CDS encoding 6-phosphofructokinase, with protein sequence MKVAVFTSGGDAAGMNPALKAFVELSYSKGIEPYFIYNGLEGLIDGKIKKADYSDVAGILHKGGTIIRSSRSKRFYEYDYRKQAFENLKKFGIDRLVVLGGDGSFKGMDVFYHDFGVGFVGIPVTIDNDIYGTDYCLGVDTALNVIRHMLDNIRDTASSFGRAFVVETMGRNCGYLALVSSIISGAEILSIPELPIDYESIEKRLKKEIEQGRSYVVAVVAEGTKQTYKMAEFLEKNLSMETRITILGHVQRGGNPTVFDRLMAYKFMEFALEHINNEEIHDMVAYKDERLKLIDIDTVVNNKYSLNPFLLKLGERLTR encoded by the coding sequence ATGAAAGTAGCCGTTTTTACATCCGGCGGCGATGCTGCAGGCATGAATCCAGCTTTGAAAGCGTTTGTCGAGTTGAGTTATTCTAAAGGCATAGAGCCTTATTTTATTTACAATGGACTTGAAGGTTTAATAGACGGAAAGATAAAGAAAGCAGACTATTCTGATGTTGCAGGCATTCTTCACAAAGGCGGAACGATTATAAGATCTTCAAGATCAAAAAGGTTTTATGAGTATGATTACAGAAAGCAAGCCTTTGAGAATCTTAAAAAGTTTGGCATAGATAGACTTGTTGTTCTTGGTGGAGATGGCTCTTTTAAAGGCATGGATGTATTTTATCACGACTTTGGAGTAGGTTTTGTTGGGATACCTGTAACCATAGACAATGACATATACGGCACAGATTACTGTCTCGGCGTTGATACGGCTTTAAATGTGATAAGGCACATGCTTGACAATATAAGGGATACGGCATCTTCGTTTGGCAGGGCTTTTGTTGTTGAAACAATGGGAAGAAACTGCGGTTATTTGGCGCTTGTAAGCTCAATTATAAGTGGTGCCGAGATACTTTCAATCCCAGAGCTGCCCATTGATTATGAGTCCATAGAGAAGAGATTGAAAAAAGAGATAGAGCAGGGCAGGAGTTATGTTGTTGCCGTTGTTGCTGAAGGCACAAAACAGACATACAAGATGGCTGAATTCTTAGAGAAGAATCTTAGTATGGAAACAAGGATTACGATTCTTGGTCATGTTCAGCGTGGTGGCAATCCAACAGTATTCGATAGATTGATGGCGTATAAGTTTATGGAGTTTGCACTTGAACATATAAATAATGAAGAGATACATGATATGGTTGCATATAAAGATGAGCGTCTCAAACTTATAGATATAGATACTGTTGTTAACAATAAGTATTCTCTAAATCCCTTCTTGTTAAAGCTGGGGGAGAGACTTACCAGATAA
- a CDS encoding 2-oxoacid:acceptor oxidoreductase family protein, which produces MKEIGLHGRGGQGVVMAGELLANIYFKEGYQVQFMPSYGAERRGSPSNAYVRIDKERKILNRYSIKTPDAVIVFNITLLNNVVLKEDGLALLNLPAKIEKRPSRARIFFVDANAIALKLNLGTAAMPLINTALLGAYCKVSGDFSFDTLKAVYEEKMGKRADLNIQAALAAYESVREL; this is translated from the coding sequence ATGAAGGAGATTGGTTTGCACGGCAGAGGCGGACAAGGCGTTGTGATGGCTGGTGAGCTGCTTGCCAATATCTATTTTAAAGAAGGCTATCAGGTTCAATTTATGCCATCATACGGAGCAGAAAGGAGAGGCTCACCATCAAACGCTTATGTCAGGATAGACAAAGAGAGAAAGATTTTAAACCGTTATTCAATTAAAACTCCCGATGCCGTTATAGTGTTCAATATTACACTTCTTAACAATGTTGTTTTAAAGGAAGACGGTTTGGCTCTTCTCAATCTTCCTGCAAAGATAGAGAAGAGACCTTCAAGGGCAAGGATATTTTTTGTTGATGCAAACGCCATAGCCCTAAAACTCAATCTTGGAACAGCAGCAATGCCACTTATCAATACTGCTCTGCTTGGAGCATACTGCAAGGTTAGTGGAGATTTCTCGTTTGACACGCTTAAAGCGGTTTATGAAGAGAAAATGGGCAAAAGAGCAGATTTAAATATACAGGCGGCTTTAGCTGCCTACGAAAGTGTGAGGGAGCTATGA
- a CDS encoding calcium/sodium antiporter: MLIIQFLIFVVSLFVVVKSADYFTESAERIGIALGLSPFIVGAIILSIGTSLPELVTSIAAVLQKHSEIVVADVVGSNTTNILLVLGASLLFSKSEILKHNAAIVDLPILIFSAFFVYFAFLGGSFGVIEGIFSLAALFIYVLYAINSKKIEIEEESKKISLKDPIILILSLIFLDLGSKYTIKSVIEISKGLSIATDVIAATVIAFGTSLPELIVSITAARKGKLEIAIGNVIGSNIFNALGVLGFSSLVGVLKVDRSTSVYGFAFMIASSIILGFVVQNRKLSKWVGAIFILLYLFFIYKMFI, encoded by the coding sequence ATGTTAATAATTCAGTTTCTTATTTTTGTCGTCTCTCTGTTTGTTGTTGTTAAATCTGCTGATTATTTTACCGAATCAGCTGAAAGAATTGGCATAGCCTTAGGCCTTTCTCCATTCATTGTTGGTGCTATAATCTTATCCATAGGCACAAGTTTGCCCGAGCTTGTAACGAGTATCGCAGCAGTATTACAAAAACATTCCGAAATTGTTGTTGCTGATGTTGTGGGTTCAAATACGACAAATATACTGCTTGTGCTTGGTGCGTCTCTCTTATTTTCAAAGAGTGAAATTTTGAAGCATAATGCAGCTATAGTTGACCTTCCCATTCTCATATTCAGTGCGTTTTTTGTCTATTTTGCCTTTTTGGGCGGCAGTTTCGGTGTGATAGAAGGCATATTCTCTTTAGCTGCTCTGTTCATCTATGTGCTTTATGCGATAAACTCAAAGAAGATAGAGATAGAAGAAGAGAGTAAAAAAATCTCGCTGAAAGACCCTATAATTTTGATATTGAGCCTTATATTTCTCGATCTTGGTTCAAAATACACAATAAAAAGTGTTATAGAGATATCAAAGGGATTGAGTATAGCAACCGATGTCATAGCAGCAACTGTTATAGCCTTTGGAACGAGTCTTCCCGAGCTGATTGTTAGTATAACTGCGGCAAGGAAGGGCAAGCTTGAGATAGCTATAGGTAATGTTATTGGCTCTAATATATTCAATGCATTGGGAGTATTAGGGTTCTCTTCGCTTGTTGGAGTATTGAAGGTTGACAGAAGCACATCTGTTTATGGCTTTGCCTTTATGATAGCATCGAGCATAATATTGGGTTTTGTTGTTCAAAATAGAAAACTCTCAAAATGGGTCGGAGCTATCTTTATTCTACTGTATCTTTTCTTTATTTACAAGATGTTTATCTGA
- a CDS encoding transketolase C-terminal domain-containing protein yields the protein MKSLVLGGNDAVAYAVKQSYVDVVSAYPITPQTSIVEKIASFIAAGEINTRFIRVESEHSAMAAAMGASAAGSRVFTATSSQGLLLMHEVLHWAAGAGLPIVMANANRAVAPPWSIWAEQTDSLSQRDTGWIQLYASNSQEVYDLVFISFKLAEEVKNPVMICLDSFLLTHTKEPVAVFEGEIDGFIKEKKWKALLDVDNPEAFGALAFPKDYMPIKIQQFERMKKATAVFEKIANEFKNFSNRQHSVIEEYGDENAEVVLITMGSLAETSQLAIDKLKEEGIKAKLVKIKMFRPFPKDELKESLKNAKNVIVFDRNVSMGKGGIVKDELVGALGLSNCIGIVCGLGGYDVDEDDLVKATKDVLSGKIKEDTFLWGEK from the coding sequence ATGAAAAGTCTGGTATTAGGTGGAAACGACGCTGTGGCTTATGCCGTAAAACAGAGCTATGTTGATGTTGTAAGCGCATATCCTATAACACCGCAAACATCCATTGTTGAGAAGATAGCATCATTTATAGCCGCAGGCGAGATAAACACGCGCTTTATAAGGGTTGAGAGTGAGCATTCGGCTATGGCTGCTGCAATGGGCGCATCGGCTGCAGGAAGCAGGGTTTTTACTGCGACAAGCTCTCAAGGCCTTCTTCTGATGCATGAAGTTCTGCACTGGGCTGCAGGAGCCGGTCTGCCAATCGTCATGGCAAACGCAAACAGGGCTGTTGCACCGCCCTGGAGCATCTGGGCTGAACAGACAGACTCTTTGAGTCAAAGAGATACAGGATGGATTCAGCTCTATGCTTCTAACTCTCAGGAAGTGTATGACCTTGTCTTTATCTCTTTTAAACTTGCAGAAGAAGTAAAAAATCCAGTAATGATATGCTTAGACAGTTTTCTTTTGACTCATACAAAAGAGCCTGTTGCTGTATTTGAAGGTGAGATAGACGGATTTATAAAAGAGAAAAAGTGGAAGGCTTTGCTTGATGTTGACAATCCCGAAGCATTCGGTGCATTGGCATTTCCAAAGGATTACATGCCTATAAAAATCCAGCAGTTTGAAAGAATGAAAAAGGCAACAGCTGTGTTTGAAAAAATAGCAAATGAATTTAAAAATTTTTCAAATAGACAGCATTCAGTAATAGAAGAGTATGGCGATGAGAATGCTGAAGTCGTTTTAATCACGATGGGTTCTTTGGCTGAGACTTCTCAGCTTGCTATAGACAAGCTCAAAGAAGAAGGCATAAAAGCAAAACTCGTAAAAATAAAGATGTTTAGGCCATTTCCAAAGGATGAGCTAAAAGAGTCTTTAAAAAACGCTAAAAATGTAATTGTGTTTGACAGAAATGTATCAATGGGCAAGGGTGGTATAGTAAAGGATGAGTTGGTCGGTGCCTTAGGATTGTCAAACTGCATAGGTATAGTCTGTGGACTTGGCGGTTATGATGTTGATGAAGACGATTTAGTCAAAGCCACAAAAGATGTGCTTAGTGGAAAAATAAAAGAAGACACTTTCTTGTGGGGTGAAAAATGA
- a CDS encoding ABC transporter ATP-binding protein, which translates to MLQAIDVSKTYKDNTKAVDKISFEFKEHNSYSIIGPSGCGKSTFLLMAAGLLKPTSGKFLIKGKELKKPYDKSATILQNFGLLPWYTVYENVALGLKIKGFKKREIEKAVNETLKAIGLYEFKDFYPSQLSGGMRQKVAFGRAFALKPEIVFLDEPLSSLDALNREKMQNFLVNLWKKEKVLMIVITHSIEEAVFLGKEILVFSNRPARLVKVIKNESAGETNYRNTTAFLEKCKLIREYIKL; encoded by the coding sequence ATGTTACAAGCCATTGATGTATCAAAAACCTACAAAGATAACACAAAAGCTGTTGATAAAATAAGTTTTGAGTTTAAAGAGCACAACTCATACTCGATAATAGGGCCATCTGGATGCGGAAAATCGACATTTCTGCTCATGGCAGCAGGCCTTTTAAAACCTACTTCTGGAAAATTTTTAATAAAAGGAAAAGAGCTAAAAAAACCTTACGATAAATCTGCAACGATATTACAAAACTTTGGACTTCTGCCCTGGTACACGGTTTATGAGAATGTCGCTTTAGGATTGAAGATAAAAGGATTCAAGAAAAGAGAAATAGAAAAAGCGGTTAATGAAACATTGAAAGCAATAGGTTTGTATGAGTTTAAAGATTTTTACCCTTCTCAACTATCTGGCGGCATGAGACAAAAAGTGGCTTTTGGAAGGGCATTTGCATTAAAACCAGAGATTGTGTTTTTAGATGAGCCGTTATCTTCTCTTGATGCTTTAAACAGAGAGAAAATGCAGAACTTCCTTGTAAATTTATGGAAAAAAGAGAAGGTTTTGATGATAGTAATAACTCACAGCATCGAAGAAGCAGTATTCTTAGGCAAAGAGATACTTGTATTCTCAAACAGACCTGCTCGTCTTGTAAAGGTTATTAAAAATGAGTCAGCAGGAGAAACAAATTACAGAAACACAACAGCATTCTTGGAGAAATGCAAGCTAATAAGAGAGTATATAAAGCTTTAA
- the tsaA gene encoding tRNA (N6-threonylcarbamoyladenosine(37)-N6)-methyltransferase TrmO has product MNLKPVIFYPIGILKTKFKKRSQQFERDDNAFIEIKRELTKGLKELKGFSHIVVIFYFNRSRGVELLVKPLKYNPYNKLCGVFATRSPYRPNPIGFSIVKLNKIVDNRVYISNKDILNGTPILDIKPYLPEEIENPVFGWYSHYSSNTDSKS; this is encoded by the coding sequence TTGAATTTAAAACCGGTTATTTTCTATCCGATAGGTATTCTAAAGACTAAGTTCAAGAAGAGAAGCCAACAGTTTGAAAGGGATGATAATGCATTTATAGAGATAAAAAGAGAATTAACTAAAGGGCTAAAGGAACTTAAAGGTTTTTCTCATATTGTTGTCATTTTTTACTTCAATCGTTCAAGGGGAGTTGAACTTTTAGTCAAACCGTTAAAATATAATCCTTACAATAAACTGTGCGGTGTGTTCGCTACTCGTTCTCCTTATAGACCTAATCCAATAGGTTTCTCTATCGTTAAGCTAAATAAGATTGTAGATAACAGGGTTTATATCTCCAATAAAGATATACTTAACGGGACACCAATTCTGGACATAAAACCGTATTTACCAGAAGAAATAGAAAATCCTGTTTTTGGATGGTATAGCCATTATTCTTCAAATACAGACTCAAAATCGTAA
- a CDS encoding YqhA family protein translates to MRKRNIIEAVFEFVLWKSRLISIAAVIFGMIGAIIMFIVASLDVINTAKDTFIFLTKHTPSHDEFHGILISQIIGAVDLYLIAVVMLIFSFGIYELFISDIDDALDTKVGNRILSIHSLDELKDKLGKVVVMVLIVSFFKRILHMSLSKPIDMLYFSISIALLALALYFLHKKDKHL, encoded by the coding sequence ATGAGAAAGAGAAACATAATAGAAGCTGTGTTTGAGTTTGTTTTATGGAAAAGTAGGCTAATATCCATTGCTGCTGTGATATTCGGCATGATTGGTGCAATTATTATGTTCATAGTCGCAAGTCTCGATGTAATAAACACGGCAAAAGATACCTTCATCTTCTTAACAAAGCACACACCGTCTCACGACGAGTTTCATGGTATTCTGATAAGTCAGATAATAGGAGCGGTTGATTTATATTTGATAGCTGTGGTCATGCTTATCTTCTCCTTCGGCATATACGAACTGTTTATAAGCGATATAGACGATGCTTTGGATACAAAGGTTGGCAATAGGATTCTATCTATACACAGTTTGGATGAACTAAAAGACAAACTCGGCAAAGTTGTCGTTATGGTGCTCATTGTCAGTTTCTTTAAAAGGATTTTGCATATGAGCCTTTCCAAACCGATAGACATGCTCTATTTCTCAATAAGTATTGCACTTTTAGCGTTGGCATTGTATTTTTTACATAAGAAGGATAAACACTTATAG
- a CDS encoding ABC transporter permease, with the protein MQANKRVYKALSYLLAIITLTAIWEILSILINTPSIPDVFKIWVYFFENLRSVMNNAEVSFLRVFLGILTAFLTAVPLGLLSYSKKIDAISSSFLYVLYPIPHIVLLPLFLILFGLTETSKILFIAFVVFFQIWMSVSDAARNIEEEYTYSLLSLGANRFDIYRHLVLPYVLPKIFTGLRISVGTSIAILFFVESFATSKGLGFMIMDAWSSANYPALYASMMAFAMMGLFMYIAVGILERKTCKWLYQNS; encoded by the coding sequence ATGCAAGCTAATAAGAGAGTATATAAAGCTTTAAGCTATCTTCTTGCTATAATCACTTTAACGGCTATTTGGGAGATTTTATCGATACTGATTAACACTCCATCAATCCCAGATGTGTTTAAAATATGGGTCTATTTTTTTGAGAATTTAAGAAGTGTTATGAACAACGCCGAAGTGAGTTTTTTAAGGGTGTTCTTAGGGATTTTAACGGCGTTTCTTACCGCCGTCCCTTTAGGGCTTTTGAGTTATTCAAAAAAGATTGATGCTATCTCTTCATCTTTTCTCTATGTGCTTTATCCTATACCACACATTGTTCTTCTGCCACTGTTTTTAATCCTGTTTGGCCTTACTGAAACATCAAAGATACTCTTTATAGCTTTTGTCGTCTTTTTTCAGATATGGATGAGTGTAAGCGATGCAGCAAGAAACATAGAAGAAGAGTATACATACTCGCTTCTGAGTCTTGGAGCAAATAGATTTGACATATATAGACACCTTGTTTTACCCTATGTCTTGCCAAAAATCTTTACGGGCTTAAGAATAAGTGTTGGAACATCAATTGCGATACTCTTCTTTGTTGAGTCGTTTGCAACATCTAAAGGACTTGGTTTTATGATTATGGATGCGTGGAGCAGTGCTAACTATCCGGCTCTGTATGCTTCTATGATGGCTTTTGCCATGATGGGGCTTTTTATGTATATCGCTGTTGGGATTTTAGAGAGAAAAACATGCAAATGGTTGTATCAAAACTCTTAA
- a CDS encoding ABC transporter substrate-binding protein, which produces MFKKVALIFIILFTFNISIKAEILRIGVLKIEDAAPVVIALKDGIFKKHGIDAKITYFNSALERDAALEAGAVDCVISDPIAAILLRASGYNVKIVSIALGVSPKDGVFSFLASPKSKIKTLKDLAGKTVAISRNSIIEYITDEILKPKGIKVKKIEIRKMPLRVQMLLASKVDAAVLPEPLATYARFKGARLIFSDSSLKKSLSQTVWIFNGSYIEKHPKVIEAFKSSYNESVNLINANPSRYKDTITAIARVPKEILSIYKIPHFSHFSLLTKESFASYEKWLIEKGLLKHPIPYSAVVYVTSH; this is translated from the coding sequence ATGTTTAAAAAGGTTGCTTTGATTTTTATCATACTTTTTACCTTTAACATATCTATAAAAGCAGAAATACTCAGAATAGGCGTTCTTAAAATAGAAGATGCTGCACCTGTCGTTATTGCTTTAAAAGACGGCATATTTAAAAAGCACGGCATTGATGCAAAAATTACTTATTTCAATAGCGCATTAGAAAGGGATGCGGCATTAGAAGCAGGCGCTGTTGATTGTGTTATTAGCGACCCGATTGCAGCTATTTTACTAAGGGCATCAGGTTATAATGTGAAAATCGTATCTATTGCATTAGGAGTAAGTCCAAAAGATGGAGTCTTCTCGTTTTTGGCGTCACCAAAAAGCAAGATTAAAACATTAAAAGATTTAGCTGGTAAAACAGTTGCGATATCGAGAAACTCCATTATCGAATACATAACGGATGAAATACTAAAACCAAAAGGTATAAAGGTTAAAAAGATAGAGATAAGAAAGATGCCGTTGCGTGTTCAAATGCTTCTTGCTTCAAAGGTTGATGCTGCCGTTCTGCCCGAACCATTGGCTACTTATGCAAGATTCAAAGGAGCAAGACTCATATTTTCAGACAGCTCCTTGAAAAAGAGTCTCTCTCAAACAGTGTGGATTTTCAACGGTTCATACATAGAAAAGCATCCAAAGGTTATCGAAGCATTCAAAAGCTCATACAACGAAAGCGTAAATCTGATAAATGCCAATCCTTCAAGATATAAAGATACAATCACCGCCATAGCACGGGTTCCAAAAGAGATTCTATCAATATACAAGATACCGCACTTCTCTCACTTTAGCCTACTTACAAAAGAGAGTTTTGCCAGTTATGAGAAGTGGCTCATTGAGAAGGGATTGTTAAAGCATCCAATCCCGTATTCTGCTGTTGTGTATGTTACAAGCCATTGA